The genomic region tcttatcTGGTGTTCCTTAGAAGAAAGAAATGTAGACAGGTTAGTAAGGGTGAgcgaatgatgacagaattaaaatattttaagatatacTTTTCACTTTTAAAGTatactacagtatatataaataaaatagtattacATGAATTTCATTATTTAACTTTTACATGCTTTATGTAAGTCTGTTGTTTAGACGTACTTTGCTTTGCTTGAcactttaaaattatttcattaactcCTTCATAAAAAATTGAAATGTGGCTTAGAGGTAACAGCGATGATTGCTACATCTATGCTTTATGATGTAAACACATCCATCAAAGACCAACTTCACACCCCTGCATCAATTTGAGCTGCTCTGCAACCCCACGCACAAATATTTCTTTGTAAAATACTGTTGACACTGACATAGGCGACAAAATCTATCACCCATTTGATAAACAGCTGAGTCAAATCATTTGTAAACAAAGAGCCTCTTcagttaaatatgtaatatatgtaaatactttacacaggaaaaaaaatatgatcccttttagtaaaaaaaataagataaagatATCCGTTTAGCAAATGGGACCCCTGATGTATCTATTATTGTATTTGAGCTGAGCACAGTAGCCTGAGTTACGACGTGCAGCTCTGTCAGTTATTATACTATGCATGAGAAGGTAACTGAGTCAGAGCCCAGTTTTTTGCTGAGTCATCGGGGCAGATGAGGTCTCTCTCATTTCTCATTTCCATTCCTCCACTGACTGCATCATAGCATAAGATTTGTGTGCACTCTCATGCATAAGTTAAATTTAGTTAGTCACATTgggattaagaaaaaaaaaatctgattttatttttatattattgagGAAAGATGGAACATATACTTTACCGATGTTATACTAGTCTACATGAAATTGTAATGGAGTAAAAAGTCTTCTGTGGATGCAGTTGCAACAGATACAAATATGCTTAGTAGTAAAGTAAAAATTCTGAGACTTTTGTTTAGAGCATTTGAAGTAAGTAGATCATCCATTCTCAATGTTGGAGTTCAGATGATTCAACAGAGCATCTTTAAAATTTAATAGTGAGAGAATAATTCCTCCAGCTCTGGCACTTGTGTGCAATAAAAACAATGGTTTGACATTGCTGTTTAACATCATACAGCAGTTGATGGAGAGATAGTGAGATGGATGTTCATTGAACCTGCCCATAAATGCTAAATACATGGATTGGATTGATTTGTGCAATCCATTTAGCccatacattttcatttcacaatTGTAATTGGGCAGGTCAGTATGGTTTCATTTCACATATTGTCACTGTATAGGGTTGAATTTAAAGGTCAATTCTTTAACTACTTCACCATCACCTTCAAATTGATAGCTTGATAGATGTTTGCAGCACTGAGCTGGCACACAGATCACATTATTAACTTTCCCAAACTTTGGTCGGTGCTGTGACTATGATAATGAGACACTTGTTCTGTTGACTGACTGCTTCTGGAGAACAGTCTGTCTGCCTCCTTGTCCTTTTTGCACTGACAGTTCTGTCCTTCAGATCAGGCAGGTTCTTGACATTACATGCTAAATGTCCTCTTAAGGGCATAAGGGGCAAAAGTATGCTATACAAAAAAGAAATtagaatatttgtaataaaattaatgCGTATATATAGCAGGAAAAACTATGTTGCATCTTCAGTACCATGGACAGCAATACACTGTACATATATCTTGCGTATTGCTTCATGCAAACTAATTTTATTGTATCTTGCTTGATAATGTTGTATAACTATACAACTTAGTCTTACTTCAAAAAAAGCATGAGGACAAGTCAGAAATCCGGTCTGTGATAACTGACATTATGTTAATAATGAAATTACATTTCAGATGTTTTCAACATTACAAAGGTGCTTCCTGTGAGTTGTCCTACTAAAGTTACAGTActgaaattatattattacatatcTCTTATGTACTGCATTTCAGATTTGTCAGTGTCTTTCTTGTTATTCAAATTTCACCTGAATGTTCTGCATGGaagtttattgataaaaaaaaatgaggggTTGATGTGATTAAATGCCTGTGGCTCTGCATATGGCTCTGTATTATGCAATTATATTGTCTGTATCTGAAGGGGAGGACCAGCCCAACAGCGAGAAGGTGGAAGTGAAGATAGATGGCCATTCTGCCTCAGATACAGTCATATCAGATTGTGGGAACAGACTGCAGAGACTTTGCTGCTATATGCATATGACTGCAGTCCACATGCGCAGGGCACTGTGGGGTGTCGCTGTGGTGATCTGCATCTGCGTTTCTTGGACAGGCTGCACTCAATTGGCCAAAATAACTGTCGGACGCTTGAATGTCCCATTCACCCACACTTGGTTCTCCACTTCCTGGAACTGTGCCATCTTCCCTCTTTACTACCTGGGTCACCTGTGCTGTAGCAAGGACAGACAGACTCCCAGACAGCGCTTCAGGTGAGACGGGTTGTGTTTCCTTTCATGCAAGGAGATCTGACACTGTGACCTATGAAACTTCGCTGCATTTCAAAATGAGAACTCTTTGCAAAATTTTGGCACTGTGTAATAGTTCGGTTTTATGCAGACACCTTTTGTTGACTTTGCAAGTTTTTTGGGGCTAGGCTGCTTAGAGGACTTGACACTAACCTCATTTCATTAACAATGTCCCATGGCATTTTTTCGTCTTTTGTGAGTTCAGCACAAAAGATTTTTAAAGGTTAACTGAGCAGGACTTTTGTAAGTCAGTGTAATTTAATGAAAGCTGGGTTTCCCTAATTGGATAGTTGGTCTTGGAATGTTCATCAAGAATCATCATAAAATCAAAACCTATTTACTTCATAAGTTCCATGTCTCAATGTGCACATTTTATTGCAGTCATCATTTCAATTACAaggataaaaaaattatttgaattctttttttgctaatgttgaaaaaaataaataaaaatatagttttttaatattagtcatttatcagatgcttttatccaaagcaacttacaaatgaggacaacagaagcaatcaattgtagtattaaaataactaaaaacagaTCCAAAAATAAaaggtcaaatatatatataatatatatataatttttttttaaatgcaaaaatgcatacaaaactatttcaaaacttaacatttaaatgaagaacaaaaataaagctaaaacaaCTACAAATATTAAAGAACAAAAAGTATAAGAGTATAATAATGATTCTAACATAAcgcaaacacaaaaaaatacatatatgtgtatgtacaaccacacacacacacatatatatttaatttataaattttaattagttttgttgaagtattaaaataactcaaatgaaataaaagacctatacagacataataaattCAGACATAATGtaactaaaattcaaataaataacacatacaaataaaacatatcaAATGACAGTAGTTTATCAGTAATCCTAAAAATAACACTGCCAAACACTAATGCTAAAAAATGACAACTTACACatagtaagaaatgtttagaaaaactaatatatatatatatatatatatatacacaatgacccatgtctgtgtgtgtgtatgtgtgtgtgtgtgtgtatatatatatatatatatatatatatatatatatatatatatatatatatatatatatatatatatatatatatatatatatatatatatatatatatatattattattatttttttttttttttgacattttactgTTGTAATttattgacaaaatattttaatatatttaaaaatgtaatttataattaatattatactaatattttacagactctttgatgaataaaaatgttcaaaagaactAGTTTACTTTATACTGCAAATATCTATACTCTCTATACTATTGTCTATGCTATTGTGTCCTTgctgtataaaattattatttttctttttttaaatgatttattttctttttgttttatcttactgaccctaaacctttAAATGGTGGTGTTAGATAttggtttttgtttagttttttcactTTACGGTCTAAAATAAACTATCAAAATATAAGTTTTCATACTGTAAAGAGATGCATTGATAGATATGCATCTACAAAATAATTTGCATAAGactatttaattatttagaaaATTAAGAACTAGACTTTAGATCAAACATCTTTAAGATCAATAGAATCTTCCAGTCATTCAAGTGCTGTCTAAACATTTCGCACTCAGTTACATAAATGTGTATTGGAAATGCGGCTATGATAAACTATAGTATgatacattatttgcatgtgtgtgGATTCACGACAGAGAGTGCTGTCAGTTCCTGGGAGATGACGTGCTGTCACTGAGGATGCTGCTCTCTCGCGTAGCTCCTTTTGGAGTGCTGTGGACTCTCACCAGCTACCTGTACCTGCAAGGCCTTCGCAGAATCCCTGCCACTGATGCCTGTGCCCTTTTCTGCTGTAGTCGTGCCTTTGCCTTCCTAATATCCTGGATTGTCCTGCGGGATCGCTTTATGGGAGTGCGGGTGAgtctttgatatatatatattgatctaTAAAAAGCTTTAATTATGCTTAGTTGTGATTAAGTCTATAAtggatttttacttttttatcataATGTACTTGGCTCTATCTAATCACAGATTGTGGCAGCCATCTTAGCCATTGGGGGCATTGTTATGATGACATATGCCGATGGTTTCCACAGCTATTCTGTGATAGGCATCTCCCTTGTGGTTGGTTCTGCATCAACAGCAGCTATATACAAAGTAAGATGGGATTTCAAAGCACAACAAACACATTTTAGACTGTCATACACCAATGACCTGCTATTTCAGAGATGTTTAAAATGAAgatgtaattattttatactcTCTTTGTCTGTAGAGAAATCTGTAAGTGTAAATATGTTTCTTCAGGTTCTGTTTAAGCTTGTTCTGGGTAGTGCAAAACTGGGTGAAGCAGCTGTGTATCTTACTGTCCTTGGTGGAGCAAATTTGGTGTTCATTAGTGCTGTTCCTTTGATCCTGCTTCTCATGGGGGCTGAGGACTTTGTTTCACCTCGAGATTTGCCATGGCCAAGCATCTGTGGCATGTCCGCTCTTCTGCTGGGTAAGAGGATGGACACAAATACACATACTCAAACTTCTCTTATCTACACAGATTGAATGTATGCCATGATAATGAGAGTTCATGCAACTggtaaaatatcacaataatccacaagtgatccacacgactccagtctatcagttaacttctcctgaagtgaaaagctgtgtgtttgtaagaaacaaatccaccattgATATGTTTAACTTTTGACTCTTTTCTTTGGCTGCTCCTTCAGTGTTCAACTTCCTCTTAAATTTTGGTGTTCTGATAACACTTCCTACGCTGATTTCTCTTGGCGTCGTCCTCAGTGTGCCTCTCAATGCTGGTGAGTCATAATAGTTGTTTTTTGTAAAGATTCATGTTGTTAGAAATTAGCATTTCTTCTGTAATCCACAGAAGGTGATGTTAGGCATTATGTTAACTTTTCTATACATTGTATGTAATTGTTGACCAGGGGTCGTCAATGTTGGGTGTGGGTGTTATTCTTGGAGTTTGACAGCCCTTGATCACCATTTATTTCCATTGTATAAAAAACAGTCAGCAGCAGCATCCTGTTAAACATTTCCTTTCGTGTTTCACGGAAGAAAGCAAGCCAtacaggtctggaacaacatgaggaggaataaattatttctgattaaaatacttttttattttttattttactccttTACCCCATAATACAAACTACTGTTCAAGTCTGGGCTCAGTAATATGAGAGATGTCTCCTATGCACACCAAggcggcatttatttgatcaaaaaatacagtaaacagtaaatagaaaactacaaataaatacaaaaacagtaatattagtacaattaattattcatattagtaTAAGTATTAATATTTTCTTAACAATTAAGAtaaccattaaaaataatttattcctttgatctcaaagctgaatttcctacagcaattactcaagtcttcagtgtcacatgacctgtaaaaaaatcattataatatgctaatttagtgctcatgaaacatttctttttattaacagTGTAGAGAACTGTTGTGCTgtctcatatttttgtggaaaccaacaaacctattttctaataattagaatttatttgaaatataattttttttacaacattataaatgttgcttcagtcacttttgatcaattaaatgcaatttaattgCTGAGTATTAAGtattaaactatataaaaaaatgtagtgTAAATATCACAGATTTCATATGTTCCAAATAGCCCTGATTACATTAGCATCTTGGTGTTTCAACACGTTGAACATCTTTCATACTCCAGTCATAGATCGCTACATGTGTGACATCCAGCTCAACAGTGTACGCATCATTGCGGTGTCCATCATTTGTTTGGGCTTC from Carassius carassius chromosome 40, fCarCar2.1, whole genome shotgun sequence harbors:
- the slc35f3a gene encoding putative thiamine transporter SLC35F3a; translated protein: MRKPSDMSPRRLSDISPQISQLKALVIDEDLSEELKSSRSVEYINNASIEERILRITGYYGNESWDASPRGEDQPNSEKVEVKIDGHSASDTVISDCGNRLQRLCCYMHMTAVHMRRALWGVAVVICICVSWTGCTQLAKITVGRLNVPFTHTWFSTSWNCAIFPLYYLGHLCCSKDRQTPRQRFRECCQFLGDDVLSLRMLLSRVAPFGVLWTLTSYLYLQGLRRIPATDACALFCCSRAFAFLISWIVLRDRFMGVRIVAAILAIGGIVMMTYADGFHSYSVIGISLVVGSASTAAIYKVLFKLVLGSAKLGEAAVYLTVLGGANLVFISAVPLILLLMGAEDFVSPRDLPWPSICGMSALLLVFNFLLNFGVLITLPTLISLGVVLSVPLNAVIDRYMCDIQLNSVRIIAVSIICLGFLLLLLPEDWDQSLPRLRSMLYNREEPQESIGDKHSETLHIRPRETKNCNSTTTPSIH